Proteins found in one Geomonas subterranea genomic segment:
- a CDS encoding M15 family metallopeptidase codes for MKRNWRSNFGGCALFAFALLAGCASGGDLPRRIGESLDGIARNSASGQFLYVDPGTPGLPQPLLYPVRRTLLGWELAFPPVAVNLGRSGVAPPFEKREGDGRTPSGMFPLRTAFGYPAAVAGTFPYRQVDSHDLWVDDPQSPDYNRWVSRGETRATSFEELLRPDPLYKYALALDYNSEPVVRDLGSAIFIHVERGPDTGTAGCVSLPEKELVQLIGWLDPEKRPQVVIGGASAVAAASAGVAGQLPDDLPSVLKGRLSGGERLLALRHGTGGFFAAAVSLPPEVGGLMQAKKSWRPECPVPLDQLAYLVTSFWGFDGKPHYGELVVHRALAAFFMDSLHHAYNGRFPIERMELIDAFDADDFRSMEANNSSAFNCREVPGRPGVFSRHSYGAAIDVNPRQNPYLMLEEGGRQQGAGITGAAAAREFCLGNPSLCRVLPAASFDHLDRQEQRPGMLLPGDPLLTPFRQRGFTWGGSWRFPDYQHLEYDLGKLLPGV; via the coding sequence ATGAAAAGGAATTGGCGATCCAACTTCGGCGGCTGTGCGCTCTTTGCCTTTGCTCTCCTCGCGGGGTGCGCCTCCGGCGGCGACCTGCCGCGGCGCATCGGCGAGAGCCTGGACGGCATCGCCCGGAACTCCGCAAGCGGCCAGTTCCTGTACGTCGATCCCGGCACCCCCGGGCTGCCGCAGCCGCTTCTCTACCCGGTGCGGCGCACCCTTTTGGGGTGGGAGCTCGCCTTCCCCCCGGTCGCGGTCAACCTGGGGAGAAGCGGCGTGGCGCCCCCCTTCGAGAAGCGGGAAGGGGACGGGCGCACCCCGTCGGGGATGTTCCCGCTGCGCACGGCCTTCGGCTATCCGGCCGCCGTCGCCGGCACCTTCCCCTACCGCCAGGTCGACAGTCACGACCTCTGGGTCGACGATCCCCAATCCCCCGACTACAACCGCTGGGTCTCGCGCGGCGAGACCCGGGCCACCTCGTTCGAGGAGCTGCTGCGTCCCGATCCGCTCTACAAGTACGCGCTCGCGCTCGACTACAACAGCGAGCCGGTGGTGCGCGACCTGGGGAGCGCCATCTTCATCCACGTGGAGCGCGGCCCTGACACCGGCACCGCCGGCTGCGTGTCGCTGCCGGAAAAGGAGCTGGTGCAGCTGATCGGCTGGCTCGATCCCGAAAAACGGCCGCAGGTGGTGATCGGGGGCGCCTCCGCCGTGGCGGCCGCCTCCGCCGGCGTCGCCGGACAGCTTCCGGACGACCTCCCGTCCGTACTGAAGGGGAGGCTCTCGGGGGGAGAGCGTCTCCTGGCGCTGCGTCACGGTACCGGGGGATTCTTCGCCGCCGCGGTATCGCTCCCCCCGGAGGTCGGCGGGCTCATGCAGGCGAAAAAATCCTGGCGGCCGGAGTGCCCGGTCCCGCTGGACCAGCTCGCCTACCTGGTCACCTCCTTCTGGGGCTTCGACGGCAAGCCGCACTACGGCGAGCTGGTGGTGCACCGGGCCCTTGCCGCCTTCTTCATGGATTCCCTGCACCACGCCTACAACGGCCGCTTCCCGATCGAGCGGATGGAGCTCATCGACGCCTTCGACGCCGACGATTTCCGCTCCATGGAGGCGAACAACAGCTCCGCCTTCAACTGCCGGGAGGTCCCCGGCAGGCCCGGCGTCTTCTCGAGGCACAGCTACGGCGCCGCCATCGACGTCAACCCGCGCCAGAACCCGTACCTGATGCTTGAGGAGGGGGGGCGGCAGCAGGGCGCCGGGATCACGGGCGCTGCTGCGGCGCGGGAATTCTGCCTGGGCAACCCGTCGCTGTGCCGCGTGCTCCCCGCCGCGTCGTTCGACCACCTCGACCGGCAGGAACAGCGTCCCGGCATGCTGCTGCCGGGTGACCCGCTCCTTACCCCCTTCCGCCAGCGCGGCTTCACCTGGGGGGGGAGCTGGCGTTTCCCGGACTACCAGCACCTCGAATACGACCTGGGGAAGCTTCTGCCGGGCGTCTGA
- the flgM gene encoding flagellar biosynthesis anti-sigma factor FlgM, with translation MNITDKIEQAKPALPVEGRMDTPPRTRAQQPGGRPERQEDVVELSSSLSRISTRELDQEQARRVAAIRARIQSGEYRVDSRQVAEKMLSAGSGV, from the coding sequence ATGAACATCACCGATAAGATAGAGCAGGCCAAACCTGCCCTTCCCGTAGAGGGAAGAATGGACACACCCCCGCGGACCCGGGCGCAGCAACCGGGTGGCCGCCCCGAGCGACAGGAGGACGTGGTGGAGCTATCCTCGTCCCTCTCCCGGATCTCGACCCGCGAACTGGACCAGGAGCAGGCGCGGCGCGTGGCCGCCATCAGGGCGCGGATACAGTCGGGAGAGTACCGGGTGGATTCCCGGCAGGTCGCGGAGAAGATGCTTTCCGCCGGCAGCGGCGTCTGA
- a CDS encoding rhodanese-like domain-containing protein translates to MRSDLAVSTEWVWERIKEGEPLFFIELRHPGDAGHFAVLRVRGGLRVDFDDARRHLPELPRDRLVVVCSAAPTDEPAFDLAAFLKENGVRARALVGGVAGYFEAGLPAEEVRAARDMTRLRGE, encoded by the coding sequence ATGCGGAGCGACCTGGCGGTATCGACGGAGTGGGTATGGGAGCGGATCAAGGAAGGGGAGCCGCTCTTTTTTATCGAGTTGAGGCATCCGGGCGATGCCGGCCACTTCGCCGTGCTGCGGGTGCGGGGGGGACTGCGTGTCGACTTCGATGACGCGAGGCGGCACCTCCCGGAACTGCCGCGCGACCGCCTGGTGGTGGTCTGTAGTGCCGCGCCCACCGACGAGCCCGCATTTGATTTGGCCGCCTTTCTCAAGGAGAACGGGGTCCGGGCGCGGGCGCTCGTGGGAGGGGTGGCGGGTTATTTCGAGGCGGGGCTCCCGGCGGAGGAGGTCAGGGCCGCCCGGGATATGACCCGCTTGCGCGGCGAGTGA
- a CDS encoding OmpA family protein, translating into MKKITGFICIMVMAVMALAATAHAGERAGAFSISPFAGGYIFDDSKLPQRNYRENRITGGLRLGYDWTDNFATELVGSYLRVEDQATDRENGMYSYHLDLIWNFMPRSAFVPYLALGGGGYTIRYKGKDLHDGTANGGAGFKLFLNDDIAFRGDARRIIDFQSEHVKENIARNWEYSIGLTFVVGGRSMKTAPAKAAAAEPGGAVTQTPPPAQPEAQPQPQPIAAEPSPGHYKYCVTLQGEFDIDKAIVRQELRDQIAQVGNFMKKYPTTTAVIEGHTDNIGSYNHNMDLSQRRAQAVVDVLAEQYGIERTRLAAKGYGFTRPIADNSTNEGKQKNRRIEAIIDCAFDVQQVTPPERLCMALVLDFDTGKSDIKPQYRDEIAKVADYMKRYTTTTAVIEGHTDNTGDAARNMKLSQQRAQNVVDYLVKNFGIERSRLSAKGYGSTRPIAYNNTAEGRQQNRRINAIIDCVVNK; encoded by the coding sequence ATGAAAAAGATCACCGGCTTTATCTGCATCATGGTCATGGCCGTGATGGCGCTGGCCGCCACGGCGCACGCCGGAGAACGTGCGGGGGCGTTCTCCATCTCTCCCTTCGCCGGCGGGTACATCTTCGATGATTCGAAGCTGCCCCAGCGCAACTACAGGGAAAACCGGATCACAGGTGGTTTGAGGCTCGGCTACGACTGGACCGACAACTTCGCCACCGAACTTGTGGGGAGCTACCTGAGAGTGGAAGACCAAGCCACCGATCGCGAGAACGGCATGTACTCCTACCACCTGGACCTGATCTGGAACTTCATGCCCAGGTCGGCGTTCGTCCCCTACCTGGCCCTGGGCGGCGGCGGGTACACCATCCGGTATAAGGGGAAGGACCTCCACGACGGTACGGCCAACGGCGGCGCCGGCTTCAAGCTCTTCCTGAACGACGACATCGCCTTCAGGGGCGACGCCCGCCGCATCATCGACTTCCAGAGCGAGCACGTCAAGGAAAACATCGCCAGGAACTGGGAATACAGCATCGGCCTCACCTTCGTCGTGGGCGGGCGGAGCATGAAAACGGCACCCGCCAAGGCTGCGGCAGCGGAACCCGGCGGGGCCGTCACCCAGACCCCGCCGCCGGCACAGCCCGAAGCGCAGCCGCAACCGCAACCGATAGCCGCGGAGCCGAGCCCGGGGCACTACAAGTACTGCGTCACCCTGCAGGGTGAGTTCGACATCGACAAGGCGATCGTGCGCCAGGAACTGCGCGACCAGATCGCCCAGGTCGGCAATTTCATGAAGAAGTACCCGACCACCACCGCCGTGATCGAGGGGCACACCGATAACATCGGGTCCTACAACCACAACATGGATCTCTCCCAGCGCCGCGCCCAGGCTGTTGTCGATGTCCTCGCCGAGCAGTACGGCATCGAGCGTACCCGTCTCGCCGCCAAGGGATACGGCTTCACCCGTCCCATCGCCGACAACTCCACCAATGAAGGTAAGCAGAAGAACCGCCGCATCGAGGCGATCATCGACTGCGCCTTCGACGTGCAGCAGGTCACCCCGCCGGAGCGCCTGTGCATGGCCCTGGTACTGGACTTCGACACGGGGAAATCCGACATCAAGCCGCAGTACCGCGATGAGATCGCCAAGGTGGCCGATTACATGAAACGCTATACCACCACCACCGCCGTCATCGAAGGTCACACCGACAACACCGGCGATGCCGCCCGCAACATGAAGCTCTCCCAGCAGCGCGCCCAGAACGTGGTGGATTACCTCGTGAAGAACTTCGGCATCGAACGCTCCCGTCTCTCCGCCAAGGGGTACGGCTCCACCCGTCCCATCGCCTACAACAACACCGCGGAAGGGCGGCAGCAAAACCGCAGGATCAACGCCATCATCGACTGCGTCGTCAACAAGTAG
- a CDS encoding aldo/keto reductase → MHKRKLGQQGLEVSALGLGCRSLTYSYGNQDLAESIRVLRRAIELGITFWDTAEVYGPFCNEELLGRLLKEIPRQKLVLATKFAWRFGPHGRQVGLDSSPAQVRRSIEGSLKRLGTDYIDLYYQHRLDPAVPVEETVGALSELVRQGKVRYIGLSEVGPRIVRRAHAVHPLSAVQSEYSLWERGVEDKLLPVLRELGIGFVAYSPMGRGFLAGKIRTPDDLEPCDWRRKNPRFLAENLRHNFTLVSMVNELACTHDATPAQVALAWLLRRGSDVVPIPGTRHLRYLEENAQAVGLKLCDDVWCSLDKSVSGFQVAGARSPEEGLSFCDSSD, encoded by the coding sequence ATGCACAAACGTAAGCTGGGGCAACAGGGGCTGGAGGTGTCGGCGCTGGGGCTTGGCTGCCGTAGTTTGACCTACAGTTACGGCAACCAGGACCTGGCCGAGTCGATCCGGGTGCTGCGCCGCGCCATCGAGCTGGGCATAACCTTCTGGGATACCGCAGAGGTCTACGGTCCCTTCTGCAACGAGGAACTCCTGGGACGGCTGCTGAAGGAGATCCCGCGCCAAAAGCTGGTGCTGGCCACCAAGTTCGCCTGGCGCTTCGGCCCGCACGGCAGACAGGTCGGGCTGGACAGCAGCCCGGCGCAGGTACGCCGCTCCATCGAGGGGTCGCTAAAGCGCCTGGGGACGGACTACATCGACCTCTATTACCAGCACCGTCTGGATCCCGCCGTCCCGGTCGAGGAGACGGTGGGCGCCCTGTCGGAACTGGTGCGGCAGGGTAAGGTGCGCTACATAGGCCTCTCCGAGGTGGGACCGCGAATCGTCCGTCGCGCCCATGCCGTGCACCCGCTTTCCGCGGTACAGTCCGAATACTCGCTGTGGGAGCGGGGGGTGGAGGACAAGCTCCTGCCGGTGCTGCGCGAACTCGGTATCGGCTTCGTGGCCTACAGCCCGATGGGACGGGGATTCCTGGCCGGCAAGATCAGGACGCCGGACGACCTGGAACCGTGCGACTGGCGCCGCAAGAACCCGCGCTTTCTCGCCGAGAACCTGCGCCACAACTTCACCCTGGTCTCCATGGTCAACGAGCTCGCCTGTACTCACGACGCGACGCCCGCCCAGGTGGCGCTCGCCTGGCTGCTGCGCCGCGGCAGCGATGTGGTCCCCATCCCGGGGACGAGGCATCTGCGCTACCTGGAGGAGAACGCCCAGGCCGTGGGGCTTAAGCTGTGCGACGACGTCTGGTGCAGCCTCGACAAGTCGGTCTCCGGGTTCCAGGTGGCTGGCGCCCGCTCCCCGGAGGAGGGACTTTCTTTTTGCGACAGTTCAGATTAG